From the Bacillus tuaregi genome, one window contains:
- a CDS encoding UvrB/UvrC motif-containing protein — MVCQECNQRPATLHFTKIVNGQKEEFHLCEKCASEKGEMFMLANPSGFSINNILAGLFNIEPKIKKAQDNPFEKQEILQCEHCKMTFPQFVKTGRFGCSNCYTTFKNQLKPIYKRLHSGNSSHNGKIPKRIGGTMHIMKNIGELKLQLQDLIANEEFEKAAIIRDEIRSLDRKLDETARGGE, encoded by the coding sequence ATGGTATGTCAGGAATGTAATCAGCGACCGGCAACACTTCATTTTACAAAAATAGTGAATGGTCAAAAAGAGGAATTTCACCTTTGCGAAAAGTGTGCTTCCGAAAAAGGCGAAATGTTTATGCTTGCAAATCCATCGGGGTTCTCGATTAATAATATATTGGCGGGTTTGTTTAATATAGAGCCAAAAATCAAAAAGGCACAAGATAATCCGTTTGAAAAACAGGAGATTTTACAGTGTGAGCATTGTAAAATGACATTTCCCCAATTCGTAAAAACTGGTCGATTCGGCTGTTCAAATTGTTACACTACGTTTAAAAATCAATTAAAGCCAATTTATAAAAGGCTTCATAGTGGAAACTCTTCTCACAATGGTAAAATTCCTAAAAGAATTGGCGGTACCATGCATATTATGAAAAATATTGGTGAGTTAAAGCTACAGCTGCAGGATTTAATTGCAAACGAAGAATTTGAAAAGGCCGCCATTATTCGAGATGAAATCCGCTCATTGGATCGAAAATTA
- a CDS encoding CtsR family transcriptional regulator: MVRNISDIIENYLKQVLEMSEKDLVEIKRNEIADKFQCVPSQINYVINTRFTIEKGYVVESKRGGGGYIRIMKVQSYDHADLIDQLMNLIHARVTQSSAEDVIFRIVDEGIITDREARIMLSVIDRSVLYIDLPHRDELRARMLKAMLQTLKYK; encoded by the coding sequence TTGGTGAGAAACATCTCGGATATTATTGAAAACTACTTAAAACAAGTCTTAGAGATGAGTGAGAAAGATTTAGTAGAGATCAAGCGCAATGAAATAGCCGATAAATTCCAATGCGTTCCTTCACAAATTAATTATGTAATAAATACACGATTTACAATCGAAAAAGGCTATGTTGTTGAAAGTAAGCGCGGTGGCGGAGGTTATATTCGAATTATGAAGGTTCAATCATATGATCACGCGGATTTAATTGATCAATTGATGAACCTTATTCATGCCCGAGTAACTCAAAGCAGTGCGGAAGATGTTATATTTCGAATTGTTGATGAAGGGATTATTACGGACAGGGAAGCTAGAATAATGCTTAGTGTAATTGATCGATCTGTTTTATATATTGATCTCCCTCACCGTGACGAACTTCGAGCAAGAATGTTGAAAGCAATGCTTCAGACATTAAAATATAAATAA